A window of Ictalurus furcatus strain D&B chromosome 18, Billie_1.0, whole genome shotgun sequence contains these coding sequences:
- the pdcl gene encoding phosducin-like protein: MTTLDDKLLGEKLQYYYSSSEDEESDHEEDEGQSKTIREQEVLQTEIDYSPDGTAVNTGPKGVINDWRKYKQLETEQRAEQQKEMERLIKKLSMTCRSQLDDEADKQKQQELQDKINGKVTLRVDEEEEDDDEAFLQQYRLQRMEEMRRQLSGGRRFERVISISSGEEFLHAIDEEGRGTLVLVHIFEPDVPACQAMEGSLICLALQYPEVKFCAAQGSVLGTSALFRSSALPALLLYRGGDLVGNLVRVSDQLGDDFYATDVEALLQEYGLLPEINPHTTTHSSIRTGNTNDSDSDLDID, encoded by the exons ATGACGACTCTGGACGACAAGCTCCTGGGGGAGAAGCTGCAGTATTATTACAGCAGCAGTGAGGATGAGGAGAGCGACCATGAGGAAGATGAAGGCCAGTCCAAAACCATCAGGGAGCAGGAAGTGCTGCAGACTGAAATCGATTATAGTCCTGATGGTACTGCTGTTAACACCG gCCCAAAAGGTGTGATCAACGACTGGAGGAAGTACAAGCAGCTGGAGACGGAACAGCGAGCCGAGCAACAGAAGGAGATGGAGCGGCTGATCAAGAAGCTCAGCATGACCTGCAGATCGCAGCTGGATGACGAGGCGGACAAGCAGAAGCAGCAGGAGCTTCAGGACAAGATCAATGGCAAG GTAACGCTGCGAGtcgacgaggaggaggaggacgacgaCGAAGCCTTCCTCCAGCAGTACCGGCTGCAGCGCATGGAGGAAATGAGGCGGCAGCTGAGCGGCGGGCGACGTTTCGAGCGCGTCATCTCCATTTCCTCGGGCGAGGAGTTCCTGCACGCCATCGATGAGGAGGGCAGAGGCACTCTAGTGCTGGTGCACATTTTCGAGCCCGACGTGCCCGCCTGCCAGGCCATGGAGGGAAGCCTGATTTGTCTCGCTCTGCAGTACCCAGAG gtgaAGTTCTGTGCGGCGCAGGGCTCCGTGCTGGGCACCAGCGCTCTGTTTCGCAGCTCAGCGCTGCCCGCACTGCTGCTGTACCGCGGTGGCGATCTGGTGGGCAACCTGGTACGTGTCTCCGACCAGCTGGGCGACGACTTCTACGCCACCGACGTGGAGGCATTGCTGCAGGAGTACGGCCTGCTCCCCGAGATAAACCCACACACGACCACGCATTCGTCCATCCGCACCGGCAACACCAACGACTCCGACAGTGACCTGGATATAGACTAA
- the stbd1 gene encoding uncharacterized protein stbd1 yields the protein MSRRFGVIGGYETAAALLVIIVASLSVWGAFLIYRAVKGQRRKRGREENTSETEKDAAGRRGEGDEDDWSKSTGSDDGGSEDWDVDSHETVILSPENHTQTPSDLPEENLEKPTHEDVKEPSAEPLTGSDVGDTTGTGQDHMKCTHDGCDTVQRSSVQSDLFDHQDNGSRPSEDKPENSVKENACDDESEMEPHVDVDEPSETESAQEILEAKNLPVEKSQSVEDLLDNTLLSQEIANKPNEEEIIVNNSVLDISSADGTSSDALQKKTKMEDTEIATKAFERSIPQMNDIDSYCYDGQSDLLSNLASEKVQPKKDVKSRQDFGDRLNSLQTTVGNTDDRLATRQHLSSTLDDILTNPPQNYLGFTVPGLQGDSLAPLQLKESIKDKTEVTPADVIQKKNEISIMEAIMDSNEWLSTGPPDTRDLPWLTPTPSKTGYGFKLDVSHSPVPATDGSGLPAEETMSHRDKTDVPHDTTTGVANNEGDLSNKKVGMVLPMPQLVQVSFRVHYITHSPNQILAVTGNQQELGSWESFVPLRSVENGFWFCTIGLPLDSQVEWKFILVEEGKIRRWEECENRYFAVTGQEDEILLNKNWGYA from the exons ATGAGCCGCCGTTTCGGGGTGATTGGGGGCTACGAGACCGCGGCCGCCTTACTGGTGATTATTGTCGCCTCGCTGTCAGTGTGGGGCGCGTTTCTCATTTACCGAGCCGTTAAAGGTCAACGAAGGAAAAGGGGCCGCGAAGAGAACACGAGCGAAACGGAAAAGGACGCAGCGGGACGACGAGGAGAAGGAGATGAAGATGACTGGAGCAAGTCAACAG GAAGTGATGACGGAGGCTCTGAGGACTGGGATGTCGATTCCCATGAAACGGTTATCCTGTCTCCTGAAAACCATACACAAACACCTTCAGACCTTCCGGAGGAAAACCTGGAAAAACCCACCCATGAGGATGTGAAAGAGCCTTCTGCTGAACCTTTAACTGGTTCCGATGTTGGTGACACCACTGGAACTGGCCAGGATCATATGAAATGCACGCATGATGGCTGTGATACTGTTCAGCGTTCTAGTGTGCAGTCAGATTTGTTTGATCATCAGGATAATGGTAGCAGACCCTCTGAAGACAAGCCTGAGAATAGTGTGAAGGAAAACGCCTGCGATGACGAGTCTGAGATGGAACCGCATGTAGACGTGGATGAGCCGTCTGAAACGGAGAGCGCCCAGGAGATTTTGGAAGCTAAAAATCTCCCTGTTGAGAAGTCCCAGTCTGTGGAAGATCTGTTGGACAACACGCTCTTGTCGCAAGAAATTGCAAACAAACCTAATGAGGAGGAGATCATTGTAAATAACTCTGTGTTGGATATTTCTTCTGCTGATGGCACAAGTTCAGATGCTCttcaaaaaaagacaaagatggAAGACACTGAGATTGCAACCAAAGCGTTTGAGAGGAGTATTCCTCAGATGAACGACATTGACTCCTACTGCTATGACGGACAGTCTGATCTCTTGAGTAATTTGGCATCGGAGAAAGTCCAGCCTAAGAAAGATGTCAAAAGCCGTCAGGACTTCGGTGACCGCCTCAATAGCTTGCAGACAACGGTGGGCAACACTGATGACCGTTTGGCCACTCGGCAGCATCTGAGCAGCACGTTGGACGATATTCTCACCAATCCACCGCAGAACTACCTGGGCTTTACTGTGCCTGGTTTGCAAGGGGATTCATTAGCACCTCTACAACTCAAGGAATCGATCAAAGATAAAACAGAGGTCACACCGGCAGACGTGATCCAGAAGAAGAATGAGATCAGCATTATGGAGGCCATTATGGACAGCAATGAGTGGCTAAGCACTGGACCACCAGACACCAGAGATCTGCCCTGGTTAACTCCGACTCCAAGTAAGACCGGTTACGGATTCAAGCTCGACGTTTCTCATTCTCCAGTTCCGGCGACCGACGGTTCTGGACTTCCTGCCGAAGAGACGATGTCACACCGAGACAAGACAGACGTCCCACACGACACCACCACCGGTGTGGCTAATAATGAAGGGGATCTTTCGAATAAGAAAGTAGGAATGGTGTTGCCAATGCCCCAGCTTGTACAAGTCAGCTTCAGAGTGCACTACATCACGCACTCCCCAAACCAGATTCTGGCTGTAACGGGGAACCAGCAGGAGCTGGGGTCCTGGGAGAGCTTTGTTCCTCTGAGGAGTGTTGAGAATGGCTTTTGGTTCTGCACTATCGGTCTCCCATTGGACAGCCAGGTCGAGTGGAAGTTTATCCTGGTAGAGGAGGGAAAGATCCGGCGCTGGGAGGAGTGCGAAAACCGCTATTTTGCAGTGACTGGGCAAGAGGATGAGATTCTTCTCAATAAGAATTGGGGGTACGCgtga